Genomic segment of Populus nigra chromosome 14, ddPopNigr1.1, whole genome shotgun sequence:
CAAACATGTCGACTCTGATCAACTGGTCCTGGGCTTGATATGCTTTCTTGTTGTCAAAGTTTTGTGTCAGAtagttatttttcatcattttactgTCTTCTGAAAGGTCCAAGAGCTTTGTTGATGGTGTTTCTtgtgctctttcttttttgtgggATGGAGCGCAGCCTGACCAGGGAAATAGTGGAGATTCTAACCATTGACACAAGGCCTGGTTGGAAGAAGGGCACGGAGATCACTTTCGAAGAGAAAGGGAATGAAAGACCAAATGTAACACCTGCTGATGTTGTCTTCATTGTTGATGAAAATCCCCACTCTGAGTTTACTCGTGATGGAAATGACTTGATCGTCACTCGAAGGATTTCTGTAACCGAAGCCTTTACAGGCTACACTGTCCATGTTACAACCTTGGATGGCAGGAATTTAACCCTTCCGATCAATGATGTGATCCATCCCAACTATCAGAAGGTTGTCCCGAATGAAGGGATGCCGATCCTCGGCGACCCAACAAAGAGAGggattttgaaaatcaagtttgatatcAGGTTCCCAACAAGGGTTACTGCAGAGCAGAAGGCAGGAATCAGGAGACTCTTTGGTCCTTGAGATCTCAATATCAGCATGTGAGACATCTCCTATGGGAAGGAAGCCTTTGGATTGGCATCCTCTTGCTGcagtttgtgtttgtgtttgtgtgtgtctGTGTGAAGTATGGCATCTTGCTGAGATGTTTTAATGCAGGGTTTGACCATCTTCTTAATAATGTTCTTAATGAAAACTGGTTTCCCTTATTGTTGCTGAATCTTTCCTTTCTTGACAGTAAAAGGCACAATTTGAAAGAGCATTTACTTCATTTAATTTCTCATATTATGATAAAATCTTTAGCCCATGGATGacattcaaatatataatttatattattttttaatgatattgaaCATCTGAGTCCATCAAAAAATAGCTGGTggattaaaaagaattttttgttAGAAGATTAACAAAGAAGATTGAAGAGCTTTTCGATAGTCACAATGATGATTGAATCAAAGTAGAGATTTTTGGGTTTACGTGTTATTGCAAGCATATAGATTTTGAGGTTCAAAATGTAACTTTGGTGTTCCTTAGTTACTGTAAAACTCAGGTTTAATAGTATATCTCACCttttaatcttgaaatttcCTTTATGTAGtccttttacttcttttttatagtttggtccctttgtaaaatgttttttgccaGCTGATGGCATGATCTATTGAAATTTAGactacatcaaaaaaatataattaaaaaatctatatactCTTGaatcacaattattaaactcaatttgacTTAATAGATCAATTAGGCTCATCCAACCTCTGGTCCAGgtctgatttaaaaaaaataattcaagattaatttgatttgacttgatcGATCTAATAAAtcaacatataataaaattaaaatctaacttaatttaaaaaattaaaaaaaaattattttaaattgatcgaGTTAACATGCTCGAACCGTGACTGACTTGAGCCCCAGGCAAAGCTGAATTTAGTAACTTGGACCTAAATACAACAAAAGATAATCAAGTCGATTCAAGGGTATTGACCCAACCATAAGCAAAAGGACCAAAATAGAGAAAGATTAAAAGTATAAGGATGGATTTAACAGCAACACAAAGCAAggtacaataaaaaatagaggtgCAAATTTAGCATTAACCCAAATCCTAAACACCACAAACCCCCAAATATTACTGCTCTACCTCCACCATCATCACATTACCGTAAATTAACAGAATAAAAGCGAGCGAGCAAACCACCCCAGGATTTTTTTGAAGTAGAAAAACCAAGATAAGCAAagtgaagaagagaaagagaggaggaggaggaggaggaggaggaggaggaggaggcagcAGCAACGCAATGGGAGTGGATTACTACAAGATATTGCAAGTTGATAAGACCGCAAAAGATGATGATTTGAAGAAAGCTTATAGGAAATTAGCCATGAAATGGCATCCTGATAAGAacccaaataacaaaaaagaagctGAGGCTCAGTTCAAGCAAATCTCTGAAGCCTATGATGTATGTACCTACCCTTGATGCCAATTGCTTTATGATTAGATTTTGTGATCTgggtttgttttaaaattgtataacCTTGCTGAAATTTGTGGGCattgatttctttatttcttgtttaGATGTGTGCTTGTATGACATTATATATTCTGTGATCTgggtttttgttaaatttgataatCGTACTGAAATTTGtggattttgattattttggttAATGTTtagatttaaatgaaaaaaaaattgtcttttattgggtttttgtgatttttttccctgTATCGGGTTCTCACCTTAGCCTGTTGTTTCAGGATTATCTGTGTATTGTAAATCATAACttcaaagtttcaatctttaatGGCATTAATCATCATAAAACCTTGTGGGTTCTGAGTTTTGGATCTGTAGACTACCCAATTAGAAGCAATGCTGAGGGTGCATAATTTTACTGAAAAATGCggaatttgattgtttttgttcATGGTTAGATAAAAAAGTTTGCATCTTTACTGTGATCTCGTGCTTAAACTTCTGGGATTTGAAGTTCTGTTGTGTTTATTAGAGTTATCAAGAGGAATTAACTGtttcttgtaaaataataaGTCCAGAGTTTGAGTCTATAAAGGCACCAGGAATTCTCTGTAATGCAGTTCTAGACTGGTCAAAATCGAAATTCACGGTAAAGAtatattgtttgattgtttttgtattgaaaCTTAATGTTTTATCATACAGGTTCTTAGTGATCCACAGAAAAGAGTAGTATATGACCAATATGGTGAAGAGGGTTTAAAGGGTCAAGTACCACCACCCGGTGCTGGTGGTGCTGGTCCTGGTCCTGGTGGAGCTTCATTCTTTTCTGCTGGAGATGGGCCCGCATCATTTAGGTTCAATCCTCGAAATGCTGATGAcatttttgcagaatttttcGGGTTTTCAAGTCCATTTGGTGGGATGGGAGGTGGCAGTGGAGGCATGAGAGGGACAAGGTTCCCAGGTGGGATGTTTGGTGATGATATCTTTAGTTCTTTTGGTGAAGGAGGTGGAGGGTCAATGCATCAAAGTGCTCCTAGAAAAGCTCCTCCAATTGAGAATAAGCTGCGTTGTAGCCTTGAAGAGCTTTACAAGGGAGCTAGCAGGAGAATGAAGATATCTAGGGAGACTTTTGATGCTAGTGGGTGAGTATTAAGAATTGCCTTTTATGTTAATTACCTTTCCCCTTGGTTTGTATCTGAAATATGGTTCCTTTTAGTTTGGATTTctggatttctgttttttttttttttttttatcaaattgagCATCAACATTTCATTGCCTAACGGGATTTACTTGGTAGATTAAAGAATCAAGAGCATTTTGTTTTCTGAGATATCACTTCTTATGCGTTTAGCATAATCAATGTTCTTTTAATGTTTCCAGAGATCTGTGGGATTGGTTGGCAGATCATTTTGCAATCTAGTGAAAGCCTTTAAAGCTttttcaatgatgttttttgttCAGAGCTCTACTTGCTACTTGCTAGTTCAATTCACTGAActtttagttttcttcttttgcagCAAGCTCGTGCCAGTGGAGGAGATTCTAACCATTGACATAAAGCCAGGTTGGAAGAAAGGCACTAAGATCACCTTCCCTGAGAAAGGGAATGAACAGCAACATATTATACCAGCAGATCTAGTCttcattattgatgaaaaaccCCACCCCATGTTCAGTCGAGATGGTAACGACTTGATCCTCTCACAGAAGATATCTTTATCTGAAGCTCTGACAGGTTACACTGTCCATCTCACAACCTTAGATGGAAGGAATTTGACTATTCCCATCAACACCGTGATTCATCCAAACTATGAGGAGGTTGTTCCAAAGGAAGGGATGCCAATCCCAAAAGACCCCACAAAGAGAGGGAATTTGAGAATCAAGTTCAGCATCAAGTTTCCAACAAGGCTAACTTCAGAGCAGAAGGCAGGAATCAAATCTCTCATGGGACCTTGAGATCAATGTTAGAATGCGATGCCCCTTCACAGAAATGGAACGCTTTTTGTGAATAGGCATTTTAGGAATTACGGAACAGAATTTAGCATTCGGATTGGATTGGCTTTTCTTGATACATAACTTGTTATTTATGGTGTCAGCTTTTGATAGTTTCTATTTTTGGTAAATTCTATAATGCCTTCCCCTTACCCTTgtaatgcttttcttttttcgcGTAATAAGTGTTTCTTTTATGGCAAAACTTCCACTGAATTCTGCAAAACACTTGGTGCATTTTATAATTAAGCTCCGTTTGTCAcggttttcttataaaataaatttttgaaaagtaaattattttttatgtttaatactGTAATATAGAATAAgtcgaaaaatattttttaattttggttatataatgaaaaataaggttaaaaataaattattaaattttttaaaatttattaaaataatgagaaataaattttataaattaaaaagtcaaatgaaaatgaaatttaaaaaatatatataattttataaattattttaaataaaataaatagcattcaaaataatagatatcaaatctaatagataaaaaagttaaaaaattaaaaaatatataattttataaattatttcaaataaaataaataatattcaaaataataagaatcaaatctaatagataaaaaaatcttaattaaaaaatgataaaaaaaaaaagtaaataatattcataaaaataagattcaaagttgatataaaaatcaaattttaaggaatgatattgaagaagaaaaagattcaaaacaaaaaatatagtaatcaaaaatttaaaaatcaaatttgatatgattaacaaataacatgacatttctaaatttttctcaacttctggaaagtgttttccagctaaaataaaaggaaaacacttttatagaaatcaagccaaattttcttttaactagaaagtatttttcattaactaacttttctaataataaataaatataaaaaaacatgaaaaataattttcaaaaaactactttccataAAAACGAACGAGGCATCAGTAGTTTAGCCATAGTTTTGAAAACTAGCCCGGCCCAACGGGTCGACTCGTGACTTGGCCGACCTGGGACTGGAATCGGACTgggtttagaaaaaataatttttaaaatttatttttaatatagcatataaaaacaattcaaaatcataaaaaaaatattaatttaaaacaaacaaaaaatcaaatttaaaaaaaaaaacactacattGCCACATAAACAAACACCACCAATTGACATTCCATTTAGCCTTTACCTTCAAAAGCCTTTCCAAAATACTAACACGATCATTAACCGGCACAGACAAGAGATGTATTTCCAAGATGATTGAAaacctgatatatatatatatatatatatatatatatcgtttcctttttgaaaatatttccGGGTAACAATTGGAAAttgaaaaccttaaaaaaaggaACCGAAACCATATATTCACAAAGCACGTCACTCTCTCTTTTAAATAACAACAGTGAAAAGCTATGGCTGTTGCTACTAAGAAACCTGTAAAGCTTGGTTTGGAGAAACCTCGAGAACAAATTCATCGaatatggattattttttcttcaatgaacATCAAGAATCTTAAAAAAGGttgtttttactttgtttttcaatttattaactAGGGTATTTTTTCCTTTCGTTTTTAATTCCttgtgtttttgtgttttgttttttgtttttaattccgCACAGACAAGAGGTTGTTTTTACTGCTTCCTCTATAATTACATTAACTTCAATTACAGTGTGAGCAGCAGATTTCAGTAAAGAATACAAATCAAGGAATTGACTATTTCTCCTGCATCAGCAATATTCTACACTTTTAAGGTTATTTCTCTAGTCACTGAAATCTGAAGATGAAGATTCGGTACCATCTTGGGCCCCATTTTGTCCTCCATCCCTGATTCCATCCTCATCGGAGTCCCTGTTGATGTATTCCTCAACATCCAAGTCCCCAagttcatcttcatcttcattcatggcatcatcatcatcatcttcttcattgcTGTCAATATTATAATCACTTCCCTCCAGCAAGTCATCAGACTTGCCATTAAAACCACCTGCATAGTCATCCACTACCTGGTCATCATATTCATCTCCTGATGCAggaatattttcattttcatcattgtaCTCAGATCTTTCAGAGCTGCTGGCATTTTCAGCATCCTCCGTGTGGAGCCTTGTTTCATCACCATTCCGGACATGCCTTCCCATGCGTCTTGTCGACTGTTCATACAGAGTTTCTTTGGGGATCTTTCTCTCAGGAATGATCTCAGCCGCTTTCTTGACTGCTTTTTGCCTACTTCTAATGCTGCGACGTCCACTTTTACGTCCTCCACGGCCACGAGGTCGTCCCGTCCATGACAATACCTTCTCTAATCTGTCACTACTTCTGGAAGCACTTCTCTTGCTGGATTCAGATCTGGAACCAATAATCCTTGTTTGTGATCTCCCACCACGAATGCGACCTCGACCCCTGCCCCGGATCCCTTGTTCACGGCCCAACCCAGCTAACCCAATCCCTACATCAACCCAATCATCTTCTTGAAGTAACCCAGCTTGATGCGGGATTTCAATGGTTTCATTATCTGGGGTGTTCTTCATGACAGCATACTTGGAAGGCAGCTTCTAATaaaaagtcaaagaaaaaagagtcaggAATATAATACGAGTGAACTTAGAATTTTTAAATGAGAGATTTATGTTCTGGGCCAGCATAGGTGTAAAAGTTCATTGCAGAAGAACACACCTTCCCAAAATCCAGTAGTTCCATCTTAAACACCCTCTATAGGCTAAAATGAAATGTCATAATTACCACTTTCCTCTAAGCTTTTTACAACAAGGGATAATTAATAGTGGTTCTCTGCCCATCATTTTTTAGCCTAGATTTACATCTGAAACCAATAAACTATGTTGCTTCAAGAGAATTTAAGGTTGTATTTGGTTAGTGTTCCGGGACAGAAGGATAGAAACATGTTTGATTGGAGGGACAGTCAGAGACAATATCCCATACATGGTTTCTTCTATCTCAAGACAGTAACCAAAAGCTTTCTAAAAGCTTCAGACCTACATCCCTTGCTTTTAGTATTAGTGTTTCTAATCTCAGGTTTCTTTCTACTTCAAGATGCACATTTAATGACCAAGAGACAACTCATTGGAAGCATGACTTCATGACATCAGTCTATAGCTAAAAAAGGCATaagctcttcttttttttttctcaaatgacAAACTAATGAAACATGCAAATGGTTTTTGTTTATCATATCATCAAGCACAAACCTTCTGAAATGGTGGGTTACTCACAATAAAGTTCCCAGCGCTCCTGTCCTTCTGAGGCTCCAGTTTCTGATGCAGCATGTATGAGATGGATGCATCAAATTCAATGACCCTTAGAGCTACAGCAGCTGTTGTTTGTGGTAACCATGGAAGAACAGGAGCAGTTCCTGTATTGAAAGAATCATGAGCAGCACATCCAGATGGGTCAGATGAGCTCAAAAGTTCACTGCTGGTTTCATAGTTCGAAGACAAATAATCCCTCTTCATGCCAACCTCCAACAGTGTCAGAATCTGAGGAAGAGAAATGTACACTTGCATCTTAATATGTtctccaaattaattttaacgaGGAGACTAGAAAAGGAGAATGAAGCAATTAGCTCAGTATAGCATTTTGTCAAAAAAAGACAGATGATAAAGTAAAAAATCACCAAGTGAATGTAGTGTTGTAGCATTACATGTTAACGGAAGTAGATTAGAAATACTCTAAATGCAATAAACACAGTGATTTCAATTAACTTCCACTCAACACGTGAACAGATAATGAATCAACATTCAAATTTCACCCTCATTTTGATATTACATACAGAGCTTATCCAACAAATTGATACCAATATCAGTCCCTGGAAGCATGAAATAAATTTCAAACTCTTGCACCTGTCCAGATAATGCAATTTACTTATTCACACTATTCATGATGCATTCCATGGACCCAATCATGCACACACTAAGATTTAGCGAGATGGCAATATAACCAATCCATCAACGGTATTCTGGAACTGAAAATTAAAGAGCATATAGTTATAAGTAGGCATTTATTTTTGCTGTGAATATTTCTGGACTACCACTATCATTGCTATTAAATCTGCCGCCATGAATGAGTGTTACACTCATCATTTGACACCAAAATTTTCTGTAAAAACAGGGAGGGGGGGTGTTCCTCTATTGTTTATTGGCCAGTTGCACTTATTTCAACATGAAAGCACAATCATCATCATAGGATGCAAGGATCATCTCAAATGCTAAGCAGTAGTTCCAATATCCTAGGTTCATGTCTTCATAATCCAAGTAGACAGGAGAACACAAAAATTCATGCCACAAACAAGGCCAAACATAAACCTGAAGTAGGTCGTCAACACATGATGAGGACTGCAGCTTCATACCCCAAGATTTCCGGTAGCCATTGGTCCAAACAGGTTGGAGAGCTACTGGCAGAACCGAAACCTGCCAACCCAAAGCACACAAAATTTAAGAAAGCAATAATAAAGAGGTGACATACTCATAGTTTTAAATTGCGGGTTTTGATCGCAATAGTGGTTGCGGTCAAGGATCACCAATAACGGTACTATAACACTGAATAACTATAACTATTACGAGGTGCTCCGATTCTGTAAATAATGGCTGTTATTTAAAACTGTGGACTTTCTTGCCACGCTTTGAGCCATTATATTGATATGTGGCACGGAGGATATGTCTAATTCAAACCATAATATTGAGGGCACTTGCCTCTATCAAAGCTAGTAGCGATTTTAACAATCTGATCCTCGGTGGAAAAGATATGCTACACAAAGCACTGTCAGGGTCCATCTTTAGCTTCCTTTCACAATGAGCCACATGTTCAGAAAAATTCAAGCCAGACTGAGAGGCGTGCGTCTTGTGGCAAGAAGGACAATGGTTGTCTTCAAAAAAGTAAGTGTCGTGGCAGTAATCACAAACAACAAGCAGTTGCGTGCATCTTTTCTTCTCATACTTCATGGCACACAAGACTGAAGACTTGAAGCATTCTTTCCACATCCACTTCTCAAAATCTTGAAATCTCTTCAAggtgtgatttttttcaatttcattccttccAAGCTCAATTGTGAAAGATGTTGAGGTCTCAGACATATCAGAATCTGGAACACACACAGTGCTGCGTGGACTATCCATACCAGTGCCAGATTCAGGGCCAGCAGCCATTTCAACAGCTTCAGCTTTGATTGGATCTTTGCTTTGTCCTTCAGCTTCAGCCATTCTCCTCCTCATAGTTTCCTTGAAAGGCACCTCAATCTTTTGCAGCATTGCATGCAAATGGGATTCCCTAACCCCACGTACATCCAAAGATGACAGCAGAGTATCAAAACCCTGCATGAATAtcataaaaatgatgaaaacaaacgaaagaaaaatgaaaaatgcattTGTAGGCAGAGAACTTATAGAGCACTAGCCATTGTTTCATGgtgaaaaaagtttaaaatgaaCTTGAACAGGGAACTTATATGTTCCACATACATGGTAAAATCAACACCTTGCATTAGTGTGCACAAGTGGTCTGATTTGTACATAGAGACTTATATGGTGAACTGCCACATGTAACTCAACGAAGTAAAATACCTCTTCATAATCAATAAGCCTCCAGCGACCATCATGTAACTCAACGAAGATCCTGCCACAACCAGGATCATTGCAGGAAGCAGATGTGGTGAACTGCCAGTATCGATTACGCCTGCGATCCTGACCAAGGGGCAATGATCTATATACATACATCTCTTCTGCCCTGTGACCAATAACAGATTTTAACTGTGAACGTGATTTTTCAGCAATATGTCCTGCTTGCTGATATGTCAGATTATCTGGACCGGCGGATAAATCTTGCATTTGCATGTTTCCTTCAAATGGCATATTATTTAGATAATTCATGTCACTCTGCTGGTCACTTAACTGTTCTTGCTGAACAGATACATTCACAGGCATCCCATTACACCTGTCATCAACACTTACCATTGGGCTTTGTCTACCCTCTGTGGCAGAAATTGTTTGGTTAGGTTCCATCTTGTTCCCTGTAAATGATGAATATTGTGTCCTCGTGACAAACTCTTCCTTCATACGACGTTTATCAAGTTGTGCTTCTGCCCACATTTGCTTCTTTAGCGCATTTGCTGCTTCTAAGCGTTCCTGAACAAGTCTCATCTGAGATTAGAGACAAGCATATagcatttttttaagatttcattagaaacaaaaggaaattatACCTCAAGGGCAACACGGATGGAGTTTCCTTCAATTGCCACACCAATCAATGCAACAAGCGCATTAAGACGCTCCTCAACACTCAGATCAGAGTATTCCCCTTCTACAAGTCCTTGAACCCATGGCTCACCCAGGTTGTTTTCATCAATATCTACATCTTGATCAGGAATGGTGTGGATTTCAGCAACATCTACAGATTCATCTATTGAAGAACCAGCACCCTTTAACTCATTAGTGCCTTCAGAATGTAGGGAAGTCAAACCCGCTCTGACTTTCTCAAGGCGGACTTGTGGAGTTTTGAGACCACCACTCTCCTTTACATTCCCCAAGACTGTTTTCCCATTAAATTCATTAGTTTCAGGAGAATCATGAGCCACTTTCTTAGAATCCAATCCAGTACCTAAATCATCAATCTCATGATCCTCTGCCACATCACTTTCAGAATCTTCATCTCTTTCAGCATCATCAGCATCTTCTCCATCTACAATACCACTTTTAAATGTCCTAATTCTTTCTCTGGCAGCAGAAAGTATTGTATCAGTATCAGCTGGGTCCTTCCTGTATGCAGGACGTATACAATATGTTGAAGGAGCCGTCCTCTCAAAAAGTTTAGAATCCCTTGACAAAGCAGCAGCAATTGACGCTTCAGGTGTCTTGCTTGTTGTAAGATCCCTCAGCCCAGATTTcttaccaaacataaaaaaaaaaaaaaaaaagaggaaagtgaATAGCTAAGGCAATTTCACGCAATGGAGGGAAGAATATAAAGAGTTGCCATTATAAAAGTACCTGAATCTTGTCTGCTACTTCTAATATGGTCAAACCCTTGCTCCCCTCAAGAGAGAGAACATGAAACGCTGCAAATTTAACAGTACCAGGAGTTAGGCGATGCCTAGATCTGCGTGGATTAGAAAATCCCCTTTCTTGCATAATGGAAACAGCATTTTCAACGGCTGCTCCATTCCGTAAATTAGTAATTACATCTTCACCATCATTACCCTGAATTTTAatgacaaaaggaaaaaaaaaaagaaactatgaggaaaaccaaagtaaaaaaaaataacaataggaATGAGAAGTGTATGCCCTGAAATGCATGCAATATCTCTTAAGTATTATTGTAAGAAATTTTCTGCACAATTATtagacatgtttttttctttttaattttgacatgtGACTTCAGGAAAGCAGAACATAGAACTTCTTAGCAATCAGAATCATTATGAGATTGTGTTCCTCCAAGCTTCCTAAGTAGATAAATTGAAATTCCTCAAGCTTGGCCTAAAAACTGGAACTCATTCGGACAGGCAACCATGCCACCATGCACGTGCAGCATAAAAAATCGATAGCACAAGCTacattatttttacatttatcAGACAATCCTCATGTCAATCAAAAGTGACAGCACATCTCAAACTATCAGATGTCAGATCCCATGTGGTCAAGCAAATATATTTGACCAACAAGTCAAGCAACAGAAGTAGAGCTAGCCAACCACAAACTGAAgagaattttaaaacaaaacagaaatgaaaataaGGTCGAGTACCAGTATGTATGCCCCCATATTGAAAAATAGAAACCTTAAGGACCAATAGAACAAACAATAAGATACACCGGTTTCACAATATAACAAATACTGAAGCAGAAGTAATCCTTAGTATAAGCTGTTTGGTAAATAAGTCACCCTACAAGGACTACAGCATTCTAGACAACAACAAATCTGATATATGTTGTACAAAACTATGATAAATGCTCGTCTTTAGAGAAAAGCAACAATCAAACTTGGAAAACAGTCCAAGCTTTCAT
This window contains:
- the LOC133672993 gene encoding uncharacterized protein LOC133672993 gives rise to the protein MTSHSRAADDESFENKTGIFSSYFYRLAESFGFNSPNQNRKGTEFSNNRDGDGIVRSFEESVVASAPGKDPAIKHTLSCSLEELYHGATKTVKITREVADQRGLTREIVEILTIDTRPGWKKGTEITFEEKGNERPNVTPADVVFIVDENPHSEFTRDGNDLIVTRRISVTEAFTGYTVHVTTLDGRNLTLPINDVIHPNYQKVVPNEGMPILGDPTKRGILKIKFDIRFPTRVTAEQKAGIRRLFGP
- the LOC133672324 gene encoding uncharacterized protein LOC133672324, with protein sequence MGVDYYKILQVDKTAKDDDLKKAYRKLAMKWHPDKNPNNKKEAEAQFKQISEAYDVLSDPQKRVVYDQYGEEGLKGQVPPPGAGGAGPGPGGASFFSAGDGPASFRFNPRNADDIFAEFFGFSSPFGGMGGGSGGMRGTRFPGGMFGDDIFSSFGEGGGGSMHQSAPRKAPPIENKLRCSLEELYKGASRRMKISRETFDASGKLVPVEEILTIDIKPGWKKGTKITFPEKGNEQQHIIPADLVFIIDEKPHPMFSRDGNDLILSQKISLSEALTGYTVHLTTLDGRNLTIPINTVIHPNYEEVVPKEGMPIPKDPTKRGNLRIKFSIKFPTRLTSEQKAGIKSLMGP